One genomic segment of Culturomica massiliensis includes these proteins:
- a CDS encoding immunoglobulin domain-containing protein: MSVRNKSNHIYIFFIGLFALLFAYPSFSQSIGDRVELDTFYLGMRVADTICVGESVRLSCDPKYADKDILSYEWIDVETGAVVSRMRDLVVSPKKTKKYVLSFRYLSRSPELVTNGDFEAGRTGFTTEYRFVNTTPWNAGSELWDEGTYVVGRNPQTYHPNFISLGDHTTGRGEMLIGNGDPSRNRIVWTQDIQVVAGEIYAFSTWVNWVNRGTGNASPLLYFRIGNQEVPCYGKNNQISYFDQGKWLQYYTTYQALNTGRITISLRNKCTDRNGNDFAVDDISFTPVSVVIDSVVVKVSPQVEIGPLRSPEYCEGTNVNIQPDVYGSGTLTYLWSKLESGVYQTKSTTPRLSIPGAQLTDAGHYRYVVQGVCKPDTVEFDLAIREKVRLNGKLRDTVRVCVGEKATLDADCFTGYAIGYKWSGPGSGFRPYTADSALYYKSSANLADAGQYTCRVMDLAGCSGLQTIFRVLEVAEKPNLRDVSVSDTLVCTGTSVTLNAWTDNVGASLLWEDVETGITYTKTSGESFQVTVNKAMKFRVWARNACDDSEAQLVEIGVKPELTTLNVTGDQTVCAGTDVTLSASVNTDAERYVTYLWTGPRTASTADLFIDLVTPADAGQYKVTVTDECGHTLQDSVNVGLMNDLDGLRGPGNREVCAGESVSFTLSGGGNSLRYVWMTPAGQRVPANPMIINNVQATDAGIYICWVTDRCGHSQPYTTSLLIRPEGNITPLADKAEVCPGETVAFKVKKEGTGGYYEWFRDGMPIGTADQDLILTSVTSAAAGDYVCVYTNGCPGNEKRIVCNLGVWDATRIVSRSPAQYVQPHSPVNLFVNAEGEANEYVWTIGDVEVGRGPVLNIPDIGEAGTYLYVCTVTGKCGKSWIAIPVNVDDYIHLTENKSVVLCEGVKYAYSAELLPVGCTASSDIQYSWKFNGREVSDKKALSFADFSEADAGTYICEITGTCGTARLELTVSVLRKPVLASLSVDKTLYCEGEDVRILTGADVASGLTYSWQKDSKRIPWNGETLILNDVLPVDGGNYTCKVENVCGNDEKSVAVVVKPQLQVAPADSVLELCIGDPVRLSVRAGGENIAYAWSGPSAENWTGGDSREYSNSGITADGAGRYRCHITSICGTATVYRTLRVESELAVNVPASRTVCTHTDQVLELRTNFEENVTWKWILPDGTVSDQRILYVNDVVSSGVYKYEVESRCARNSGEVSLNVYPEMGALSFTPDTAVCEGGTVNLSASVSGEGISYQWMGPRAFVVNGDKATIAGITPGQAGVYEIVVTDICNRSKNGKTDVSILRSLENIEISRDTAVCPGENIRLEVKKGAPGMAYEWRFKGSVKGSDAALELTALAAADAGDYICRTTGVCGVREDTVHVDVYKPLVVTPAPPLAPVCPGEDVMFTAVADGESLRYVWSKENAGYVGTLDPFLQLRDVRPRDAGTYFCDITSSCGTARLEYELDVLPSTLIVGAPTYKHASKDTSETLTVRAEGDHLTYEWHRDGVKQACDSATFVQEALHYVDTLYFMCIVSGTCGTDTVYTTLDVGDYRLANSSPDTICAGSSYAYLVEVVPYDSPCYGDEPAVYTWYRNDSGVNDTIKGAGQVLRFRDVQPGDAGTYYCHVWRDCGDTTFALTLVVLDVPDVHSISAVDSIVIEGTDYAIEVTASGSSLSYSWAKDAVPLRGENRPILEFLPAKVEDSGKYTVTVANKCGYFSRNSVLRVYEKTIVTSPKRQAVAVCYGEQATFRVEAVGKDLMYRWYLDGRLLAASYDNFYCPEDQTVSGEYLCEVTGVADADSCYISFTVNSLPQVLFNGNLAVCRGSYLQEYSSGVANGVAYAWTFAGAEIIGNSTDRVIQVNWNGVGEGGKINLVHTDLLTGCRNSLEKEVIYQELPEVNLVLPEMVGYCFDSLALNQAWPSGGQYIVNGFPETVLQLTDKSIDYQVVYTYTDATTGCAANADRTVKIAPQPIVRLEKRTDMTGRCHTLPLNVAEATPGTIRWDGDVDLDVTDPLHAVYVPSDQDPEILYFEVSLEDGYGCREEDYEYVTSVPLPRIALPADTIIGKCDAAEKILEIPVEYRTGWLEDIRWSPDTNVTDLSYSSAVLRFTHSGKYLFEATVLDALGCESKDTMNVTVSDGPTVASRDVCYGEAIHVDCLDYDFVWSDGYGAAYRELRDTGSVSVHLEDTLGCQADAYFSVHPLPELSLPDTLLILKGETLLLQPLLDPKYAPYQIRWQDGSTDTEYTVSEAGEYEVVVADRLGCATVATVVVSDRMKILSPEERKIILCFGEGVDFDVKVQGEAEEYRWYRNGELMEVSRSNIWKLSGLTEDAEYMCEVIGPSNSDTCRMSVAVKALPEVYLPEDKVVDVCREDLTYRIEGRYVTAAFDTLFWYPENSVRQTGNATGEVVFRDPGEYEYKLTVRDIWGCEGSDTIRFSVIGPLVIEGKEVCAGETISVDCSGYPFVWNDGYNQAYRQISEVGQYVLRGTNPYGCVTEAVFAVHPRPVFELPDTLYLYAGQRHLFEVNPDEVYGPYSIRWSNGILGESCEISDEGSYSVEVTDRVGCTTRKTVEVIRPVHYYAPNAFLPNSSGENSRFYLKDVNFSEPFEMYIYNRWGELVYKTKMIGFEGGWNGVYEGVDCLPGAYVWVAYSGGKVLGKGTLMLIR; encoded by the coding sequence ATGAGTGTCAGGAATAAATCAAATCATATATATATTTTTTTCATCGGCCTTTTTGCTTTATTATTTGCTTATCCTTCTTTTTCTCAGAGTATAGGAGACCGGGTTGAGCTGGATACATTTTATCTGGGAATGCGTGTGGCGGATACGATCTGTGTCGGTGAAAGTGTGCGTTTGTCTTGTGATCCGAAATATGCGGATAAGGATATCCTGTCTTATGAATGGATTGATGTGGAGACGGGAGCTGTGGTGTCGAGGATGCGGGATTTGGTTGTCAGTCCGAAAAAAACGAAGAAGTACGTTTTATCGTTCCGGTATTTGAGCCGGAGTCCGGAATTGGTGACCAACGGAGATTTTGAAGCCGGGAGAACCGGTTTTACGACGGAATATCGCTTTGTCAATACTACACCCTGGAATGCCGGTTCGGAATTATGGGACGAAGGAACCTATGTGGTCGGTAGAAACCCGCAGACTTATCATCCTAATTTTATCAGTCTCGGAGATCATACGACGGGGAGGGGTGAGATGCTGATCGGTAATGGAGATCCGTCGCGCAACCGCATTGTATGGACACAGGATATACAAGTGGTTGCCGGGGAAATTTATGCTTTTTCCACATGGGTGAATTGGGTGAACCGGGGAACGGGAAATGCCAGTCCCTTGTTGTATTTCAGAATCGGAAATCAGGAAGTGCCTTGCTATGGTAAGAACAATCAGATCAGTTATTTTGATCAGGGGAAGTGGCTGCAATATTATACGACTTATCAGGCTCTCAATACGGGGCGAATAACTATTTCCTTACGGAATAAATGTACGGACAGGAACGGTAATGACTTTGCCGTGGATGATATTTCCTTTACGCCCGTGTCGGTTGTAATCGATTCGGTTGTCGTAAAAGTCAGTCCTCAGGTGGAAATCGGTCCGTTGAGGTCGCCGGAGTATTGTGAAGGAACGAATGTCAATATACAGCCGGATGTATATGGAAGCGGTACGTTGACCTATCTTTGGAGTAAGTTGGAAAGCGGGGTTTATCAAACAAAGAGTACGACTCCGCGACTTTCGATCCCGGGTGCGCAATTGACGGATGCCGGGCATTATCGTTATGTCGTACAGGGGGTTTGTAAACCGGATACGGTGGAATTCGATCTGGCTATCCGGGAAAAAGTGCGGTTGAATGGTAAATTACGGGATACGGTCCGGGTTTGTGTGGGGGAAAAGGCAACATTGGATGCGGATTGTTTTACCGGGTATGCCATCGGTTATAAATGGAGCGGTCCCGGTTCGGGATTCAGGCCTTATACGGCTGATTCGGCTTTGTATTATAAGTCTTCTGCAAATCTGGCGGACGCCGGACAATATACTTGCCGGGTGATGGATCTGGCCGGATGCAGTGGCCTTCAAACGATATTCCGGGTGTTGGAAGTAGCGGAAAAACCGAATTTGCGGGATGTTTCGGTATCGGATACATTGGTTTGTACAGGGACAAGTGTGACATTGAATGCCTGGACAGATAATGTGGGCGCTTCGTTGTTGTGGGAAGACGTTGAGACCGGAATAACGTATACCAAAACGTCGGGAGAATCGTTTCAGGTAACGGTAAATAAGGCTATGAAATTCAGGGTATGGGCCCGTAATGCTTGTGACGATAGCGAAGCGCAGTTGGTGGAGATCGGGGTAAAGCCGGAATTAACAACGTTGAATGTGACCGGCGATCAGACGGTATGTGCCGGAACGGATGTAACTCTTTCGGCATCGGTCAATACGGATGCCGAAAGGTATGTGACGTATTTATGGACGGGCCCCCGGACAGCTTCGACAGCAGATTTATTTATCGATCTTGTAACTCCGGCAGATGCCGGCCAATATAAAGTGACGGTAACCGATGAATGCGGTCATACTTTACAGGATTCTGTAAATGTCGGTTTAATGAATGATTTGGACGGACTTCGCGGTCCCGGAAACCGGGAGGTGTGTGCCGGGGAATCGGTATCGTTTACCTTATCGGGTGGGGGCAACAGTCTCCGCTATGTATGGATGACTCCTGCCGGACAGCGTGTGCCGGCCAATCCAATGATTATAAATAATGTGCAGGCGACGGATGCCGGAATATATATCTGTTGGGTGACAGATCGCTGCGGTCATTCGCAGCCTTATACGACTAGTTTGCTGATCCGGCCGGAAGGAAACATCACCCCTTTGGCAGATAAGGCTGAGGTCTGTCCCGGGGAAACAGTTGCGTTTAAGGTAAAAAAGGAAGGAACGGGAGGATATTACGAATGGTTTCGCGATGGAATGCCGATTGGAACCGCAGATCAGGATTTGATTCTGACTTCCGTTACCAGTGCGGCAGCCGGTGACTATGTGTGTGTCTATACGAACGGATGTCCCGGAAATGAGAAAAGAATCGTTTGTAACCTGGGGGTATGGGATGCCACCCGGATTGTTTCCCGGAGTCCGGCACAGTATGTACAGCCGCATTCGCCTGTGAACCTGTTTGTCAATGCAGAAGGAGAAGCTAATGAGTATGTGTGGACAATAGGGGATGTGGAGGTCGGTCGGGGACCGGTGTTGAATATTCCCGATATAGGAGAGGCCGGAACTTACCTTTATGTGTGTACCGTTACCGGTAAATGTGGAAAATCCTGGATTGCAATACCGGTGAATGTAGACGATTATATTCATTTGACAGAAAATAAATCCGTCGTTTTATGCGAGGGAGTAAAATATGCTTATTCGGCAGAATTGTTACCGGTGGGGTGTACGGCGAGTTCGGATATACAGTATTCCTGGAAATTTAACGGACGGGAGGTGAGTGATAAAAAAGCGCTTTCTTTTGCGGATTTTTCGGAAGCCGATGCCGGAACATACATCTGTGAGATAACGGGAACCTGTGGTACGGCCCGGCTGGAATTAACCGTATCGGTACTCCGAAAACCCGTATTAGCCTCTTTGAGTGTGGATAAGACGTTGTATTGTGAAGGAGAAGATGTGCGTATCCTGACGGGTGCGGATGTCGCTTCGGGATTGACTTATTCCTGGCAGAAGGATTCGAAAAGAATACCCTGGAACGGGGAGACTTTGATTTTGAATGATGTTTTGCCGGTTGATGGCGGTAATTATACCTGTAAAGTCGAGAATGTGTGCGGTAATGACGAAAAGAGTGTTGCCGTGGTTGTGAAACCGCAGTTACAGGTAGCTCCGGCAGATTCTGTGTTGGAGCTGTGTATCGGAGATCCGGTGCGTTTGTCAGTCAGGGCGGGTGGAGAGAATATTGCTTATGCTTGGTCAGGACCTTCGGCAGAAAATTGGACCGGCGGAGATAGCCGGGAGTATTCTAATTCCGGTATTACGGCGGACGGAGCAGGACGCTATCGGTGTCATATAACGAGTATCTGCGGTACGGCTACCGTTTATCGGACACTGAGGGTTGAAAGTGAACTGGCGGTCAATGTCCCTGCCAGCCGGACGGTTTGTACTCATACGGATCAGGTTCTTGAATTACGGACAAATTTTGAAGAGAATGTAACCTGGAAATGGATATTGCCTGACGGGACGGTCAGCGATCAAAGGATTTTGTATGTGAACGATGTCGTTAGCTCCGGGGTATATAAATATGAAGTGGAGAGCCGGTGTGCCCGGAATAGCGGAGAGGTCAGCCTGAACGTTTATCCGGAAATGGGAGCCTTGTCTTTTACGCCTGATACCGCAGTATGCGAAGGTGGAACGGTGAATCTGAGTGCTTCGGTCAGCGGGGAAGGCATTTCTTACCAGTGGATGGGTCCCCGGGCTTTTGTGGTGAATGGGGATAAAGCGACGATTGCCGGAATCACTCCGGGGCAAGCGGGAGTATATGAAATTGTGGTTACAGATATCTGTAACCGGAGTAAAAACGGAAAAACTGACGTTTCCATTTTAAGGTCACTCGAAAATATAGAAATTAGCCGGGATACGGCTGTTTGTCCGGGAGAAAACATACGTCTGGAAGTGAAAAAGGGGGCTCCCGGTATGGCTTATGAATGGCGCTTTAAAGGAAGTGTGAAAGGGAGTGATGCGGCATTGGAGCTGACGGCTTTGGCTGCTGCCGATGCGGGGGATTATATTTGCCGGACGACCGGAGTATGCGGAGTTCGGGAAGACACAGTACATGTAGATGTATATAAGCCGTTGGTGGTGACTCCTGCTCCACCTTTAGCTCCCGTGTGTCCGGGAGAGGATGTCATGTTTACTGCAGTTGCTGACGGTGAATCGCTGCGTTATGTGTGGAGTAAAGAGAATGCCGGTTATGTCGGTACGCTCGATCCTTTCCTGCAATTGCGGGATGTGCGCCCCCGGGATGCCGGTACTTATTTTTGTGATATTACATCGTCGTGCGGGACTGCCCGTCTGGAATACGAGTTGGACGTGTTGCCGTCAACTCTGATTGTCGGTGCTCCGACCTATAAGCATGCCAGTAAAGATACGTCGGAGACGCTGACTGTTCGGGCGGAGGGAGATCATCTCACTTACGAATGGCATCGAGATGGCGTAAAACAGGCTTGTGATTCGGCCACATTTGTTCAGGAAGCCTTACATTATGTGGATACATTGTATTTTATGTGTATAGTCAGCGGTACCTGTGGAACCGATACCGTATATACGACACTTGATGTCGGCGATTACCGGCTGGCGAATTCTTCGCCGGATACCATATGTGCCGGAAGTAGTTATGCTTATTTGGTGGAGGTGGTTCCGTATGATTCTCCTTGTTATGGAGACGAGCCGGCTGTGTACACATGGTACCGGAACGATAGCGGGGTGAACGATACGATTAAAGGTGCCGGTCAGGTGTTACGTTTTCGGGATGTACAGCCCGGGGATGCGGGTACTTATTATTGTCATGTGTGGCGGGATTGCGGGGATACGACTTTTGCCTTGACATTGGTTGTGTTGGATGTACCGGATGTGCATTCGATCAGTGCTGTGGATAGTATTGTCATTGAAGGAACGGATTATGCCATTGAGGTGACGGCTTCCGGAAGCTCGCTTTCTTATAGCTGGGCAAAAGATGCTGTACCTTTGAGGGGAGAAAACAGGCCAATACTGGAGTTTTTGCCGGCAAAAGTGGAAGATAGTGGGAAATATACGGTTACGGTTGCTAATAAATGCGGGTATTTTTCCCGGAATTCGGTATTGAGGGTCTATGAGAAGACAATCGTGACTTCGCCTAAACGTCAGGCTGTTGCGGTATGTTATGGGGAACAGGCAACTTTCAGGGTGGAGGCTGTTGGAAAAGACCTGATGTATCGTTGGTATCTGGACGGGCGGTTGCTTGCCGCTTCGTACGATAATTTCTATTGTCCGGAAGATCAGACCGTATCAGGAGAGTATCTGTGTGAGGTTACAGGGGTTGCCGATGCGGATTCTTGTTATATTTCTTTTACGGTGAATTCGTTACCGCAAGTGCTGTTCAATGGAAATTTAGCGGTTTGCCGGGGTTCTTATCTTCAGGAATATAGCAGTGGCGTAGCGAACGGTGTGGCTTATGCCTGGACTTTTGCAGGGGCGGAAATCATCGGAAACTCAACCGATAGAGTAATACAGGTAAATTGGAACGGAGTAGGAGAAGGCGGAAAAATTAATCTGGTACATACGGATTTACTTACCGGTTGCCGGAATTCGTTGGAAAAGGAGGTAATATATCAGGAATTGCCGGAAGTGAATCTGGTGCTTCCGGAAATGGTGGGATATTGTTTTGATTCTCTGGCTTTGAATCAGGCTTGGCCTTCCGGAGGACAGTATATCGTGAATGGTTTTCCGGAAACGGTGTTGCAACTTACCGATAAATCGATTGATTATCAGGTTGTATATACTTACACAGATGCGACTACCGGTTGTGCTGCAAATGCGGACAGAACCGTCAAAATCGCTCCGCAACCCATTGTCCGTCTGGAAAAGAGAACGGATATGACAGGGCGTTGCCATACGCTTCCTTTGAATGTGGCGGAAGCGACTCCCGGAACGATCCGGTGGGATGGAGATGTAGATTTGGATGTTACCGATCCTTTGCATGCCGTTTATGTACCTTCGGATCAGGATCCGGAAATTCTTTATTTCGAGGTTTCCCTGGAAGATGGTTACGGTTGCCGGGAGGAGGATTACGAATACGTAACTTCAGTGCCGTTACCCCGGATTGCATTACCGGCAGATACGATTATCGGTAAATGCGATGCAGCGGAAAAGATATTGGAGATTCCGGTGGAATACCGTACAGGTTGGTTGGAAGACATCCGCTGGTCGCCCGATACCAATGTGACGGATTTGAGTTATTCTTCGGCTGTTTTGCGTTTTACACATTCCGGGAAATATTTATTCGAAGCGACTGTTCTTGATGCTTTAGGATGTGAGAGTAAGGATACGATGAACGTGACAGTATCCGACGGACCGACGGTAGCGAGCCGGGACGTCTGTTACGGGGAAGCCATTCATGTGGATTGCCTGGATTACGATTTTGTGTGGAGCGACGGATATGGAGCGGCTTACCGGGAATTGAGGGATACTGGAAGCGTGAGTGTCCATCTGGAGGATACCCTGGGATGCCAGGCCGATGCTTATTTTTCCGTCCATCCTTTACCGGAATTGAGTTTGCCGGATACGTTGCTGATATTGAAAGGAGAGACGTTATTGCTGCAACCGTTACTGGATCCGAAGTATGCGCCTTATCAAATCCGTTGGCAGGACGGTAGTACGGATACAGAATATACGGTTAGCGAAGCCGGAGAGTATGAAGTGGTTGTAGCCGACCGGCTGGGATGTGCTACAGTGGCCACGGTTGTCGTTTCGGATAGGATGAAGATTCTTTCTCCGGAGGAACGTAAAATAATTCTTTGTTTTGGAGAAGGTGTGGATTTCGATGTGAAGGTACAGGGGGAGGCAGAGGAGTATAGGTGGTATAGAAACGGCGAGCTTATGGAAGTATCCCGAAGCAATATCTGGAAGTTGTCCGGTCTGACAGAGGATGCCGAATATATGTGTGAAGTTATCGGGCCTTCGAATTCCGATACTTGCCGGATGAGTGTTGCTGTAAAAGCATTACCGGAAGTGTATTTGCCGGAGGATAAAGTGGTGGATGTCTGTCGGGAAGACCTTACTTACCGGATCGAAGGACGCTATGTAACAGCGGCGTTCGATACCTTGTTCTGGTATCCCGAAAATAGTGTCCGGCAAACGGGAAATGCTACCGGAGAGGTTGTTTTCCGGGATCCCGGAGAATATGAATATAAGCTTACTGTCAGAGATATATGGGGATGTGAAGGTTCCGACACCATCCGTTTTTCTGTCATCGGGCCTTTGGTTATCGAAGGAAAAGAAGTGTGTGCGGGAGAAACCATATCTGTCGATTGCAGCGGTTATCCTTTTGTGTGGAATGACGGTTATAATCAGGCGTACCGCCAGATTTCCGAGGTCGGACAGTATGTATTGCGGGGAACCAATCCGTACGGTTGTGTAACGGAGGCTGTTTTTGCCGTCCATCCGCGACCGGTATTCGAATTGCCGGATACGCTCTATTTGTATGCGGGGCAACGTCATCTTTTCGAAGTGAATCCGGATGAAGTGTACGGGCCTTA